In Stieleria varia, one genomic interval encodes:
- a CDS encoding TauD/TfdA family dioxygenase, protein MNSLSVNANATVDGQQAYGDSRFPYVFACDDANATLEDTARWVAENREELLRLMRVHGAVALRGFPTSTVEAFDRVVSELQLENFPYKKSLSNAVRVNRTERVFSANEAPPEVRIFFHHEMAQTPLYPKYIFFYCEIPAQSGGATPLCRSDLLFQKLAERCPEFAKTCEEKGLCYTNVMPDSDDAKSGMGRSWQSTLGVQTREEAESRLGELRYSYEWMDNGCLKATTPPLPAVMEVAPGQKTFFNQLIAAYCGWSDDRNDPSKAIRHGDGTPLDSEAVNVAIELSEELCYDHQWVQGDVVLLDNTVAMHARRPFSGTRKILASLAEMRTHALTVS, encoded by the coding sequence ATGAACTCATTGTCAGTGAATGCCAATGCCACGGTTGATGGGCAGCAGGCTTACGGCGATTCTCGATTTCCCTACGTGTTTGCGTGTGATGATGCGAATGCGACCTTGGAGGATACCGCCCGGTGGGTGGCGGAGAATCGCGAGGAACTGTTGCGTTTGATGCGTGTTCATGGGGCGGTCGCGTTGAGAGGATTTCCAACGTCGACGGTCGAAGCCTTTGATCGTGTTGTCAGCGAACTGCAGTTAGAGAATTTTCCGTACAAGAAATCACTGTCAAACGCGGTGCGTGTCAATCGAACTGAACGCGTGTTTTCGGCCAACGAAGCTCCGCCTGAGGTGAGAATCTTTTTTCACCATGAGATGGCGCAGACGCCTCTGTACCCCAAGTACATCTTTTTTTACTGCGAGATCCCGGCCCAGAGCGGTGGTGCGACGCCGTTGTGTCGCAGCGATTTGTTGTTCCAGAAATTGGCGGAACGCTGCCCGGAATTTGCCAAGACGTGCGAAGAGAAAGGCTTGTGTTACACCAACGTGATGCCCGATAGCGACGATGCCAAGTCCGGGATGGGGCGAAGTTGGCAGAGCACGCTGGGTGTGCAGACTCGCGAGGAAGCCGAGTCGCGTTTGGGTGAATTGAGGTACTCGTATGAGTGGATGGACAACGGATGCTTGAAAGCGACCACGCCGCCGTTGCCTGCGGTGATGGAAGTCGCGCCTGGTCAAAAAACTTTCTTTAATCAATTGATCGCCGCGTATTGTGGCTGGAGCGATGATCGCAACGATCCGTCCAAAGCGATTCGTCATGGTGACGGTACGCCGCTGGATAGCGAAGCCGTCAATGTGGCGATCGAGTTATCGGAAGAACTTTGTTACGACCATCAATGGGTTCAAGGTGATGTTGTGCTGTTGGACAACACGGTTGCCATGCATGCGCGTCGACCGTTTTCAGGCACGCGAAAGATCTTGGCATCACTTGCTGAAATGCGAACACATGCTTTGACGGTTTCCTAG
- a CDS encoding MFS transporter, which produces MNADNEAPNTEQTQTEPRKWYHGVTNYQWLVLIIACAGWVFDVYEGQIFNITRQDMLLEVLGGDEAATKQWGDFFLAIFLCGGTIGGLLFGSLADRYGRQPIMIATILMYSVFSGLTFFASDIYTIGGLRFLVALGIGGEWAVAASLVAEVFPKHARAHASGIFHATSILGTWLAALVGIWVASQWRYAYLIGVLPALLIVWVRVSVKEPQRWEERRRSTEVSQMGSFRELLLNSQWNGLAIRGMLLAAVGLGTFWAVTVAGQDIVREFLLERGVVEEDAKSRAKFAYGIVQATGGGLGLLSFGPLAARFGRKRTFIGFHAAALAIVPCVCFLPQTYTQLLILLPVFGFLTLGMHSGYAIYFPELFPTNIRATGASFCFNGGRMMAVPVLLFSGWLKSREDVSLSTAVMGLSLLFLVGIAIILTLPETKDRDLVEA; this is translated from the coding sequence ATGAACGCGGACAACGAAGCGCCGAATACGGAACAGACGCAAACGGAGCCTCGCAAGTGGTATCACGGTGTCACAAACTATCAGTGGCTGGTGTTGATCATCGCTTGCGCCGGTTGGGTGTTTGACGTATACGAAGGTCAGATCTTTAACATCACCCGTCAAGACATGTTGCTTGAGGTGTTGGGCGGTGATGAGGCGGCGACCAAGCAGTGGGGGGACTTCTTTCTTGCGATCTTCCTCTGTGGCGGTACGATCGGCGGGCTGCTGTTCGGTTCATTGGCCGACCGTTATGGACGGCAGCCGATCATGATCGCGACGATCCTGATGTACAGCGTGTTTTCGGGCCTGACTTTTTTTGCCAGCGACATCTACACGATCGGTGGATTGCGATTCTTGGTCGCACTGGGCATTGGCGGCGAGTGGGCCGTTGCCGCCAGCTTGGTCGCGGAGGTATTTCCCAAGCACGCGCGAGCGCATGCGTCGGGGATCTTTCATGCGACGAGCATCTTGGGGACGTGGCTGGCCGCTTTGGTCGGGATCTGGGTGGCGTCGCAATGGCGGTACGCCTATTTGATCGGAGTCTTGCCCGCATTGTTGATCGTTTGGGTTCGTGTCAGCGTCAAAGAGCCTCAGCGATGGGAAGAACGCAGGCGGTCGACCGAGGTCAGTCAGATGGGCAGTTTCCGAGAGTTGTTGCTCAACTCCCAATGGAATGGCTTGGCCATTCGCGGGATGCTGTTGGCGGCAGTCGGGCTTGGAACGTTTTGGGCAGTGACGGTGGCGGGGCAGGATATCGTGCGCGAGTTTCTGTTGGAGCGAGGTGTGGTGGAGGAAGACGCGAAATCAAGGGCCAAGTTTGCTTACGGGATCGTGCAGGCCACTGGTGGTGGTTTGGGATTGCTGTCCTTCGGCCCGTTGGCTGCCAGGTTCGGCCGCAAGCGGACGTTCATCGGGTTTCATGCCGCAGCGTTGGCGATCGTACCTTGCGTTTGTTTTTTGCCGCAGACGTACACACAGTTGTTGATCTTGTTACCCGTGTTTGGGTTTTTGACGTTGGGAATGCATTCGGGCTACGCGATTTACTTTCCCGAGTTGTTTCCAACGAATATTCGCGCCACGGGTGCGAGCTTTTGTTTCAACGGCGGTCGGATGATGGCGGTTCCCGTGTTGCTGTTTTCTGGGTGGTTGAAGAGCCGTGAGGACGTTTCGCTGAGCACAGCCGTGATGGGCTTGTCGCTGCTGTTCTTGGTGGGGATTGCGATCATACTGACGTTGCCCGAGACCAAGGATCGCGATTTGGTGGAGGCTTAG
- a CDS encoding glycosyltransferase, with translation MSSVIAAQPIQLSERDLEVLRVAVYLADQNPHRDRSLGITSMTESLLGEMAKRNDLLMTQITSRSSHHQRESRFRTIRLPFRTDHSLGRLIADSVHPWIARPDVDVWYYPKGYVPRFAVARLPSVGTMHDTIVQHYADHYPETRTAGAFRYWINVTKRSLTRLDCVLTISNHAANQLRDFCDRHRLPQPKIEVTYEGSVWETLRLKDFQKEDFVVHLASTSPHKKTNRLLEMWRTLQQRSGSLPPLKLVGELDVAGRSILAELQHVELLPRQTLPQLQSWVGRARVLLMPSEIEGFGLPAVEAYYVGTSVCYVRGTSVDEILPSVGRFGAFDLADVDSLDQALKNALDVDQATIVSIRDELFSRYSLSRVSQRIVQSLRDHVV, from the coding sequence ATGAGTAGCGTGATAGCGGCACAGCCGATCCAGCTCAGTGAGCGAGACTTAGAAGTGTTGCGGGTGGCGGTCTACTTGGCCGATCAAAACCCGCACCGTGACCGTAGTCTCGGCATCACGTCGATGACAGAATCTTTGCTCGGTGAGATGGCCAAGCGAAATGATTTATTGATGACGCAGATCACCAGTCGCAGTTCGCATCATCAGCGTGAGTCTCGATTCAGGACGATTCGTTTGCCATTTCGGACCGATCACTCGTTGGGACGTTTGATCGCCGATTCGGTTCATCCTTGGATCGCCCGGCCTGATGTGGACGTTTGGTATTATCCCAAAGGTTACGTTCCTCGATTTGCAGTCGCCCGGTTGCCCTCTGTCGGCACGATGCACGACACCATTGTTCAGCATTACGCGGACCATTATCCCGAGACACGGACTGCTGGCGCGTTCCGCTATTGGATCAATGTGACCAAACGCAGTCTGACGAGGTTGGATTGCGTGTTGACGATCTCCAATCACGCGGCCAATCAACTGCGTGATTTTTGTGATCGTCATCGATTGCCGCAGCCCAAGATCGAGGTCACGTACGAGGGCAGTGTATGGGAAACATTGCGGCTGAAGGATTTTCAAAAGGAGGATTTTGTCGTTCATCTCGCTTCGACTTCTCCTCACAAGAAGACCAATCGTCTGTTGGAGATGTGGCGAACACTGCAGCAGCGTTCGGGATCATTGCCGCCGTTGAAACTGGTCGGTGAATTGGATGTGGCGGGGCGGTCGATTTTGGCTGAATTGCAGCACGTGGAGTTGCTGCCTCGGCAAACGCTACCCCAGTTGCAGTCGTGGGTCGGTCGAGCCAGGGTGCTGTTGATGCCCAGTGAGATTGAGGGGTTTGGGTTGCCCGCAGTGGAAGCCTACTACGTGGGGACATCGGTCTGCTACGTCCGGGGCACATCGGTGGATGAAATTTTGCCAAGCGTCGGTCGGTTTGGTGCGTTCGATTTGGCGGACGTCGACAGCCTTGATCAGGCTCTGAAAAACGCGTTGGATGTCGATCAAGCGACGATCGTATCGATCCGCGATGAGTTATTCAGCCGCTACTCTCTCAGCCGAGTATCGCAGCGAATCGTCCAGTCGCTGCGTGATCACGTCGTCTGA